One Desulfonatronovibrio hydrogenovorans DSM 9292 DNA segment encodes these proteins:
- a CDS encoding adenylosuccinate synthase, translated as MSNMIVFGTQWGDEGKGKIVDILTEDAHMIVRYQGGNNAGHTLVTHGKTFILHLIPSGILHPDKICLIGNGVVLDPEVFCQEIDKLGASGISITPERLAISKKTHLIMPYHKALDQAREAAKSGQDKIGTTGRGIGPCYEDKMARIGIRAGDLQDLELVREKISKALVEKNSLLKTLYGQEPVDHQQVFEHIQGLAARLVPFLADVSEKIQQAAENGKSVLFEGAQGVQLDIDHGTYPFVTSSNTVTGNASAGAGYLYSMSRVIGVVKAYTTRVGQGPFPCEQDNEFGSHMQEKGAEFGSTTGRRRRCGWLDLVILREAVRLCGPTEIALTKLDVLSGLKTIRVCTGYKYQDRTILYPPQEENSMAGVTPVYEDLPGWDTDISSIKSWKDMPENAKNYVKAIEKHLNIRVSLISVGPDRDQTIRIS; from the coding sequence ATGTCCAACATGATTGTTTTCGGAACCCAGTGGGGGGACGAGGGAAAAGGAAAAATAGTTGATATTCTTACAGAAGACGCGCACATGATCGTCCGATACCAGGGGGGGAACAATGCCGGGCACACCCTGGTCACCCATGGAAAAACATTCATCCTGCACCTGATCCCTTCAGGAATTCTCCATCCAGATAAAATCTGTCTCATTGGAAACGGGGTAGTCCTGGATCCTGAAGTCTTTTGTCAGGAAATCGACAAGCTGGGTGCCTCCGGTATATCCATCACCCCTGAACGGCTGGCCATCAGCAAAAAAACCCACCTGATCATGCCTTATCACAAAGCCCTGGACCAGGCCAGGGAGGCAGCCAAATCCGGACAAGACAAGATCGGCACCACAGGCAGGGGGATCGGACCATGCTATGAGGACAAAATGGCCCGCATTGGGATCAGGGCCGGGGATCTCCAGGATCTGGAACTTGTAAGGGAAAAGATCAGCAAGGCCCTGGTGGAGAAGAATTCTCTTCTAAAGACCCTTTACGGACAAGAACCCGTGGACCATCAGCAGGTTTTTGAACACATTCAGGGTCTGGCTGCCAGGCTGGTCCCTTTTCTGGCTGATGTGTCCGAAAAAATTCAGCAGGCCGCAGAAAACGGAAAATCCGTGCTCTTTGAAGGAGCCCAGGGGGTTCAGCTGGATATTGATCATGGTACCTACCCTTTTGTGACCTCCTCCAACACGGTTACCGGCAATGCTTCAGCCGGAGCAGGATATCTCTACAGCATGAGCCGGGTCATAGGTGTGGTCAAGGCCTACACCACCCGGGTGGGACAGGGCCCTTTCCCCTGTGAACAGGATAATGAATTTGGCAGTCATATGCAGGAAAAAGGAGCAGAGTTCGGCTCCACCACAGGACGCAGGAGACGGTGCGGCTGGCTGGATCTGGTCATCCTCCGGGAGGCGGTCAGGCTGTGCGGTCCCACTGAAATAGCCCTGACCAAGCTTGATGTCTTAAGCGGTCTGAAGACCATCCGGGTCTGCACCGGATACAAATACCAGGATCGGACCATCCTTTATCCACCCCAGGAGGAAAACTCCATGGCTGGGGTAACTCCCGTCTATGAAGACCTGCCAGGATGGGATACGGACATCAGCTCCATCAAGTCCTGGAAAGATATGCCTGAAAACGCAAAAAACTATGTCAAGGCCATTGAGAAACATTTAAATATCAGGGTTTCTCTGATTTCTGTTGGTCCTGACCGGGATCAGACCATCCGGATCAGTTAA
- a CDS encoding IMP cyclohydrolase, producing MKDLKNMYKDIHKDSFPQEMSVRIGDQELKFRKRTWIIDGQEKGLRYGENPDQPAALYEPVEGSLELGGVRLRSGEFKLVSSLKEDNMIQAGKHPGKTNLTDVDNGLNILQYLTAKPAAVILKHNNPCGAAWSDQGLFQAVENAFFSDRIAAFGGAIVMNRPVDKDSAEFMAGNYLEVVAAPDFESGALEILQKKKNLRILKMPGLGRLEEFLGRPFLDIKSLTDGGMIVQLSFSNRILAPEDFLPATAVRDGQEVTARTPDQREMEDLVFAWAVEAGVTSNSVIFAKNGRTVSIGTGEQDRVGCVDLTISKAYTKYSDLLAFEKNQESIYQLRQRALNDSAAKDDLEEITASTSQARGGLPGSVLVSDGFFPFRDGVDLAVDQGITAIAQPGGSIRDIEVIQAVNEAVPQVAMVFTGQRSFRH from the coding sequence GTGAAAGATCTGAAAAACATGTACAAGGATATCCATAAAGACTCATTTCCGCAAGAAATGAGTGTCAGGATCGGGGACCAGGAATTGAAATTCAGGAAAAGGACCTGGATCATTGACGGACAGGAAAAAGGACTCAGGTACGGAGAGAACCCTGATCAGCCTGCAGCCCTTTATGAGCCTGTAGAGGGCTCCCTGGAGCTGGGCGGGGTAAGGTTGAGATCCGGAGAGTTCAAGCTTGTTTCATCTCTAAAAGAAGATAATATGATCCAGGCTGGAAAACATCCGGGCAAGACCAATCTGACTGATGTGGATAACGGCCTCAACATTCTTCAATACCTGACCGCCAAGCCGGCTGCAGTGATCCTCAAGCACAACAACCCCTGCGGAGCTGCCTGGTCCGACCAGGGACTGTTCCAGGCAGTTGAAAACGCCTTTTTTTCCGACAGAATTGCCGCCTTTGGCGGGGCCATTGTCATGAACAGACCTGTGGACAAGGATTCAGCCGAATTTATGGCTGGAAACTATCTGGAAGTGGTGGCTGCACCGGACTTTGAGTCCGGTGCCCTGGAAATACTCCAGAAAAAGAAGAATCTGCGGATTTTAAAAATGCCTGGGCTGGGCCGTCTTGAAGAGTTCCTGGGCCGTCCGTTTCTGGATATCAAGTCCCTGACCGATGGGGGAATGATTGTCCAGCTGTCTTTTTCCAACAGGATCCTTGCCCCGGAGGATTTCCTGCCGGCCACAGCAGTGCGGGATGGCCAGGAAGTGACCGCCAGAACTCCTGACCAGCGGGAAATGGAGGACCTTGTTTTTGCCTGGGCAGTTGAAGCCGGAGTAACCTCCAACTCGGTTATTTTTGCCAAAAATGGACGGACCGTGTCCATCGGTACCGGGGAGCAGGACCGGGTTGGCTGCGTTGATCTGACCATCAGCAAGGCCTATACAAAATATTCTGATCTTTTGGCTTTTGAGAAAAACCAGGAGTCAATTTACCAGCTTAGACAAAGGGCTCTGAATGACTCTGCAGCCAAAGATGATCTGGAAGAAATTACAGCCAGTACCAGTCAGGCCAGGGGCGGTCTGCCGGGTTCAGTGCTGGTTTCCGACGGTTTTTTTCCCTTCAGGGACGGGGTGGATCTGGCTGTGGACCAGGGCATCACTGCCATTGCCCAGCCCGGTGGATCCATCAGGGATATTGAGGTGATCCAGGCGGTTAATGAGGCTGTTCCCCAGGTGGCCATGGTCTTTACCGGCCAGAGATCCTTCAGGCATTAA
- the glgB gene encoding 1,4-alpha-glucan branching protein GlgB — MFTEQDIYLFKEGRHFNLYRHLGAQVITHGGVRGTYFGVWAPNAQSVAVMGDFNYWNHRTHELNPRSDGSGIWEGYVSRAMPGQNYKFHIRSRFNNYQVDKGDPFAFFWETSPKTASKIWKMDYTWKDDQWMEKRGEINRLDRPLAIYEMHLGSWKRDPGDPSRFLTYLELADTLPAYLSQMGYTHVEFLPICEHPFYGSWGYQALGFFAPSSRYGTPQDFMQLIDRLHQHDIGVILDWVPSHFPTDEYGLGYFDGTHLYEHMDPRKGFHPDWKSFIFNYGRNEVVNFLISSALFWLDKYHIDGLRLDAVASMLYLDYSREDGEWIPNEFSGRENLEAIEFLKLLNSAVYRNFPDTQTFAEESTSWPMVSKPTYVGGLGFGYKWNMGWMNDTLSYMENDPIHRRFHHNQMTFSIWYAYSENFILPLSHDEVVHGKGSLLNKMPGDSWQKFANLRLLLGYMYAHPGKKLTFMGTEFGQWSEWDHDQSLDWHLLDIEPHQQLMQWMKRLNHFYRNNSQFHELDFSQEGFAWIDCHDADNSVLSFLRYSSKANPILVLANFTPVPRPEYRLGVPGPGPWKEVLNSDWLEFGGSGVANSDPLPAENISFHGYSHSLCLCLPPLSIVYLETS; from the coding sequence ATGTTTACTGAACAAGATATTTACCTGTTCAAGGAAGGAAGGCATTTCAATCTGTACCGTCATCTCGGAGCCCAGGTCATAACTCACGGCGGAGTCCGGGGAACATATTTCGGAGTCTGGGCTCCCAATGCCCAATCCGTGGCGGTCATGGGGGACTTCAACTACTGGAACCACAGAACCCATGAACTAAACCCCAGAAGCGACGGATCCGGAATCTGGGAAGGCTATGTGTCCAGGGCCATGCCCGGGCAGAACTATAAATTCCACATCAGATCCAGATTCAATAACTACCAGGTGGACAAGGGCGATCCCTTTGCCTTTTTCTGGGAAACATCCCCTAAAACTGCATCCAAGATCTGGAAGATGGACTACACCTGGAAGGATGATCAGTGGATGGAAAAAAGAGGGGAAATAAACCGGCTGGACAGACCCCTGGCCATCTATGAAATGCATCTTGGATCATGGAAAAGGGACCCGGGCGACCCCTCCCGCTTTTTGACCTATCTGGAACTGGCCGACACTCTTCCGGCTTATCTCAGTCAAATGGGATATACCCATGTTGAATTTCTGCCCATCTGTGAGCATCCCTTTTACGGTTCCTGGGGCTATCAGGCTCTGGGTTTTTTTGCTCCATCCAGTCGTTACGGCACACCCCAGGACTTTATGCAGCTTATTGACCGGCTGCATCAGCACGATATCGGGGTCATCCTGGACTGGGTTCCATCCCACTTTCCCACAGATGAATACGGGCTGGGCTATTTTGACGGGACCCATCTTTATGAGCATATGGACCCGCGCAAGGGATTTCATCCTGACTGGAAAAGTTTCATTTTTAATTACGGCCGGAATGAGGTGGTCAATTTTCTCATCAGCAGCGCCCTGTTCTGGCTGGACAAATACCATATCGACGGGCTCAGGCTGGATGCCGTGGCCTCCATGCTTTATCTGGATTATTCCCGGGAAGACGGGGAATGGATCCCCAATGAATTCAGCGGAAGGGAGAACCTGGAGGCAATCGAGTTTCTCAAGCTCCTGAACAGTGCTGTTTACCGGAATTTTCCCGATACCCAGACCTTTGCCGAGGAATCAACATCCTGGCCCATGGTTTCCAAGCCAACCTATGTCGGAGGCCTGGGCTTCGGGTACAAGTGGAACATGGGCTGGATGAACGATACGTTGAGCTACATGGAGAATGACCCCATCCACCGCAGATTCCACCATAACCAGATGACCTTCAGCATCTGGTACGCCTACTCGGAAAACTTTATTCTGCCCCTGTCCCATGATGAAGTGGTTCACGGCAAAGGATCCCTGCTGAACAAAATGCCCGGGGACAGCTGGCAGAAATTCGCCAATCTCCGGCTGCTGCTGGGATACATGTATGCCCATCCCGGCAAAAAACTCACCTTCATGGGCACTGAATTCGGGCAATGGTCAGAATGGGATCATGACCAGAGCCTGGACTGGCACCTTCTGGACATTGAGCCCCATCAGCAGCTGATGCAATGGATGAAGAGGCTCAACCATTTTTACCGGAACAATTCCCAGTTTCATGAACTGGACTTCTCCCAGGAAGGTTTTGCCTGGATTGACTGCCATGATGCCGACAACAGTGTTTTGTCCTTTTTACGCTATAGTTCAAAAGCAAATCCAATTCTGGTCCTGGCCAACTTCACCCCGGTTCCCAGGCCAGAATACCGGCTTGGGGTTCCAGGACCCGGGCCATGGAAAGAAGTCCTGAACAGTGACTGGCTTGAGTTTGGAGGTTCTGGAGTAGCCAACAGTGATCCGCTTCCAGCTGAAAATATTTCTTTTCACGGTTACAGCCATTCCCTGTGTCTGTGCCTGCCCCCGCTGAGCATAGTCTACCTGGAGACCAGCTGA
- a CDS encoding transglycosylase SLT domain-containing protein gives MQRWPALDNHQKKDGTKRQKRLLAVLVLIQVCLVVGYLYFQANYWSRDTLYVIYQDSDRVMGSLSPYGPGFEKELVARFCAQNGFKARWIRVESFNEGLGMLQSGRGQLFISEAINQDAGWDRVTRGPGYLSNQFMVTHHQWRFPLRSIADLCSNRVVIPPKQVLSSKISRLESELGCEISLTPSPGSGQNLFALLADRENRFGLVDKLNFKLWHGFFPEVHRTYSFDTDYHYAWLWSAKYRDLDKLFVRFWEDMEDNPDFLDLKDRYFGFFPSEQDSYQIRHFVRAIESRLPLYAETILEASRIYGIDPLLLVALIYQESHFDPEAESRTGVRGLLQLTLDTADFLGVQNRLDPEQSIMGGAMYLDFLLERVEDMGVTSWDKWFFTLAAYNQGLGHLYDAMELARRENKSSRSWTGLKEVYPLLSYRRYFETLPRGYARGFEAVTFVENIRFYYYLLYGMISISRPEVEHLGGFLGFVPDNWPD, from the coding sequence ATGCAGAGATGGCCAGCTTTGGACAATCATCAGAAAAAAGACGGAACCAAGAGACAGAAAAGACTTCTGGCTGTGCTTGTGCTTATCCAGGTGTGTCTGGTCGTTGGGTATTTATATTTCCAGGCCAACTACTGGTCCCGGGATACCCTGTATGTAATTTATCAGGATTCTGACCGGGTCATGGGAAGTCTGAGTCCTTACGGGCCAGGCTTTGAAAAGGAGCTGGTGGCCCGTTTTTGTGCTCAGAACGGATTCAAGGCCAGATGGATCAGGGTGGAGAGCTTTAATGAGGGACTGGGCATGCTCCAGTCAGGCCGGGGACAGCTTTTTATATCCGAAGCCATTAACCAGGATGCCGGATGGGACAGAGTGACCAGGGGGCCGGGATATCTGAGCAACCAGTTCATGGTGACTCATCACCAGTGGCGGTTTCCTTTGAGAAGCATTGCTGATCTGTGTTCAAACCGGGTGGTTATCCCGCCTAAACAGGTTCTCTCCAGTAAAATCAGCAGGCTGGAGAGTGAGCTTGGTTGCGAGATATCCCTGACGCCCTCACCTGGTTCAGGTCAGAATCTTTTTGCCCTCCTGGCAGACCGGGAAAACCGTTTCGGACTGGTGGACAAGCTTAATTTTAAGCTCTGGCATGGTTTTTTCCCTGAAGTACATCGCACCTACTCCTTTGACACGGATTACCATTACGCCTGGCTCTGGAGCGCAAAATACCGGGATCTGGACAAGCTTTTTGTCCGGTTCTGGGAGGACATGGAGGATAATCCGGATTTTCTGGATTTAAAGGACAGGTACTTTGGCTTTTTTCCTTCTGAGCAGGACAGTTATCAGATCCGTCATTTTGTCAGGGCCATTGAAAGCCGCCTTCCCCTTTATGCCGAGACCATACTGGAAGCCTCCAGGATTTATGGCATTGACCCTCTGCTCCTGGTGGCCCTTATTTATCAGGAATCCCACTTTGATCCCGAGGCTGAGAGCAGGACCGGGGTCCGGGGGCTGCTGCAGCTGACCCTGGATACGGCAGATTTTCTGGGTGTTCAGAACAGGCTTGATCCGGAACAGAGCATAATGGGCGGAGCCATGTACCTGGATTTTCTCCTGGAACGGGTTGAAGACATGGGAGTCACATCCTGGGACAAGTGGTTTTTTACCCTGGCTGCCTATAATCAGGGGTTGGGCCATCTTTATGATGCCATGGAACTGGCCAGACGGGAGAATAAAAGCAGCCGGAGCTGGACTGGGCTCAAAGAGGTATATCCCCTGCTGAGCTACCGAAGGTATTTTGAAACTCTGCCCAGGGGATACGCCAGAGGATTTGAAGCGGTTACCTTTGTGGAAAATATCAGGTTTTATTATTATCTGCTTTATGGAATGATTTCAATTTCTCGGCCTGAAGTCGAGCACCTTGGCGGATTTCTTGGTTTTGTCCCGGACAACTGGCCGGACTGA
- a CDS encoding ribonuclease catalytic domain-containing protein, whose product MSKTESVREEVRPGLIIEYLQNNQPIPAWILEVQGSRVRTLNINQREVKLPVSRILPWMGPCYGANMSREDILGLLKEHNRKRSVEQEGIDILEVWEMAQGEISQAGVSWFASLIWSEPASDQVAALGRTMLQTRAHFKFSPPEFEIYPQEVVQVRLEQERIAREKERLVSIGRDFFKSLWDAGVKKGPLPGLDDPDARDSLKNLIVTRIKNPDDSETQEVWTKVTTGLPQDPNLAFLLGRIWGIYSPHHNYLLDQVGYTWDDSWEKEHSEAIKRIKTDFEDQARAPAVTGLVSIDSGSTRDIDDAFQLCPGQDGFNLTLALACPALFWEPGSELDRAVAGRTTSLYLPEGTSNMLPRVLAEDLFSLVQDKPRPAMILKFCIDRDGQVRDFKVTMDWVQVDSNLTYEHVEEELSRNSGQMAEAHVLADILRSKRIEHGAVIIEQNDPGIYLEKDGSRTRVRVEEKPACPGAQLIVSEFMILANTRLAAWAAERGIPLYYRTQDIALPKDFCGVWSRPEDIYQIIRSMGATLTETAPRQHRSLGAACYAPVTSPLRRYTDLVNQLQLLGYLDKSSPVLTGEEMNASLAGFNARMAQVSQIQRFRPRYWKLVYFKQNCKTMTWPAVVVDNSGPFVVLSLPRELIMVRAGHDLFGGKTRIGQTFRLRLGRIDPLNNEISVLEAWEE is encoded by the coding sequence GTGAGTAAAACAGAATCAGTCAGGGAGGAAGTCAGACCAGGTCTGATCATAGAATACCTGCAGAACAATCAGCCCATCCCGGCCTGGATCCTGGAAGTCCAGGGTTCCAGGGTCAGGACCCTGAACATTAATCAGCGCGAGGTCAAACTTCCGGTTTCCAGGATCCTGCCATGGATGGGTCCATGCTATGGGGCCAATATGTCCAGAGAGGACATACTGGGACTGTTAAAAGAGCATAACCGGAAAAGATCAGTTGAGCAGGAAGGGATAGATATTCTTGAGGTCTGGGAAATGGCTCAGGGAGAAATCAGCCAGGCCGGGGTCAGCTGGTTTGCCAGTCTCATCTGGAGTGAACCTGCTTCGGACCAGGTGGCCGCCCTGGGCAGAACCATGCTTCAGACCAGGGCTCATTTCAAGTTCAGTCCGCCGGAATTTGAAATATACCCCCAGGAAGTGGTGCAGGTCCGCCTTGAGCAGGAAAGGATTGCCAGGGAAAAGGAAAGGCTGGTCAGCATTGGCCGGGATTTTTTCAAGTCCCTGTGGGATGCTGGAGTAAAAAAAGGCCCTTTGCCCGGGCTTGATGATCCTGATGCCAGGGACAGCCTGAAAAACCTTATTGTCACCAGGATTAAAAATCCGGATGACTCAGAGACCCAGGAGGTCTGGACCAAGGTGACCACAGGGCTTCCCCAGGATCCGAACCTGGCTTTTCTGCTGGGCAGGATCTGGGGAATTTACTCCCCCCATCATAATTATCTTCTGGATCAGGTCGGCTACACCTGGGACGACTCCTGGGAAAAAGAGCATTCAGAGGCCATAAAGAGGATCAAAACGGACTTTGAAGACCAGGCCCGGGCACCTGCAGTGACTGGTCTGGTCAGCATAGATTCCGGGTCCACCAGGGATATTGACGATGCCTTTCAGCTCTGCCCAGGACAGGATGGATTCAACCTGACCCTGGCCCTGGCCTGTCCGGCCCTGTTTTGGGAGCCAGGTTCAGAACTGGACAGGGCGGTGGCCGGCCGGACCACCAGCCTGTACCTGCCTGAGGGTACCAGCAACATGCTCCCCAGGGTACTGGCTGAAGATCTTTTCAGCCTGGTTCAGGACAAGCCAAGACCTGCCATGATTTTGAAGTTCTGCATTGACCGTGATGGGCAGGTCAGGGATTTTAAGGTGACCATGGACTGGGTCCAAGTGGATTCCAACCTGACCTATGAGCATGTGGAAGAAGAACTTTCCCGGAATTCCGGACAAATGGCTGAGGCCCATGTCCTGGCTGATATCCTGAGGTCCAAAAGGATTGAACATGGAGCTGTCATAATTGAGCAGAATGACCCCGGGATATATCTTGAAAAGGATGGCAGCCGGACCAGGGTCAGGGTGGAGGAAAAACCAGCCTGCCCGGGTGCCCAGCTGATTGTTTCCGAGTTTATGATCCTGGCCAACACCAGGCTGGCGGCCTGGGCTGCAGAAAGGGGTATTCCCCTGTACTACCGGACCCAGGACATAGCCCTGCCCAAAGACTTCTGCGGAGTGTGGTCCAGGCCAGAGGATATCTACCAGATAATCAGGTCCATGGGTGCCACCCTGACCGAAACAGCGCCCAGGCAGCACCGGTCTCTGGGAGCAGCCTGCTATGCACCGGTAACATCTCCCTTGAGAAGGTACACCGACCTGGTCAATCAGCTCCAGCTCCTGGGATATCTGGACAAATCCAGCCCGGTCCTGACCGGGGAGGAAATGAATGCCTCCCTGGCCGGATTCAACGCCAGGATGGCCCAGGTTTCCCAGATTCAGAGGTTCAGGCCCAGATACTGGAAGCTGGTGTATTTCAAGCAGAACTGCAAGACCATGACCTGGCCTGCAGTGGTGGTGGACAACAGCGGCCCTTTTGTTGTTCTTTCCCTGCCCAGGGAACTGATCATGGTCCGGGCTGGCCACGATCTGTTCGGAGGCAAGACCAGAATCGGCCAGACTTTCAGGCTGAGACTGGGCAGGATTGACCCGTTGAATAATGAAATAAGTGTGCTGGAGGCCTGGGAGGAATAA
- a CDS encoding DNA polymerase III subunit delta' — protein MQPSQVIEQQPRIVSLLGRLKSSPPGCLLLEGGSSLERKNLALYWAMSLNCSLVNGPCLECKTCIQTGQEVFRDLIYLDPEEKLGIDQIRELRPIFSQKPHIKWRIIIIAEAQLLNAESANALLKSLEEPCPGNSFVLLTPQRQSLFPTLVSRSFTLSLSCQPQVRLDQEAKESFLALMHFIRTGQGFISSSAGKGSFSSGQAGIILSRCRQEIISGALNQDRDNPFSLLSAPERHSISRILQRAEQSLNFKVRPDLVVEWLAVNLWKTMSSGER, from the coding sequence ATGCAGCCAAGTCAGGTAATAGAGCAACAGCCCCGCATCGTTTCTTTGCTGGGCAGACTTAAGTCCTCCCCTCCCGGCTGTCTGCTCCTGGAAGGCGGATCATCCCTGGAAAGAAAGAACCTGGCCCTTTACTGGGCCATGTCCCTGAACTGCTCCCTGGTCAATGGACCCTGTCTGGAATGCAAAACCTGCATTCAGACCGGGCAGGAAGTTTTCAGAGATCTGATTTATCTTGATCCAGAGGAAAAACTGGGGATTGATCAAATCCGGGAGCTTCGCCCGATTTTTTCCCAGAAGCCACATATCAAATGGCGGATAATCATCATTGCTGAGGCCCAGCTTTTAAATGCCGAATCAGCCAACGCTCTTTTGAAGTCCCTTGAAGAACCATGTCCTGGCAACAGTTTTGTCCTGCTCACCCCCCAGCGCCAAAGCCTTTTTCCTACCCTGGTCTCCAGGAGTTTTACTTTGAGTTTGAGTTGTCAGCCTCAGGTCCGGCTGGACCAGGAAGCTAAGGAATCCTTTTTGGCACTGATGCATTTCATTCGAACCGGGCAGGGGTTCATCAGCAGTTCTGCGGGCAAAGGCAGCTTCAGCTCTGGCCAGGCCGGCATCATCCTTTCCAGGTGCAGACAGGAAATCATTTCCGGCGCCCTTAACCAGGACCGGGATAATCCCTTTTCCCTGTTATCTGCTCCTGAACGGCACAGTATTTCCAGAATACTGCAAAGGGCTGAACAGTCCCTTAACTTCAAAGTCAGGCCGGACCTGGTAGTGGAGTGGCTGGCCGTAAACCTGTGGAAAACCATGTCGTCAGGGGAAAGATGA